The following nucleotide sequence is from Alphaproteobacteria bacterium.
GCTATCATCCATAAGGCAGCCTTGGTTGAAAGAGAAACAGACAAAATTAAAAAAACCAATCTATTTTAATATTATAATAAATGAATATAAATTTAGAAATTTAGTGAAAATAAAAACTATCTATTATTCTTATTAAGAGTGTTAAATTTTAATAAATATTTTATGCAAGTTTAGCCCTCTCTTTTTTCAGAACTTTTTCCCGGTACGCAATATAAAGTGTTGATAGAATAATAATTGCAGATCCTATCCATGTCCACAAATCTGGCAATTCAGAAAATAAAAACCATCCCAAAATAACAGCAAAAATCATCCGAATATAATCATAAGCCATGACATGCGACGCATCTGCTAAACTAAAAGAATAAACCATACAAAGATGGGCAATTGACCCAGAAAAGCCAATACCAATTAACCATGGCCAATCTTGCCATTCAGGCCATGACCAATGGAAAAGAGCCAAAGGTAAAGATAAAGGTGTTAAAATAAAGGTTGTATGTAAAACAATAGCATAAACACTTTCTGTTGCTGTTAATTTTTTGACAATAACAGTGACTAAGGCCGTAATAAAAGCCGCAGCAAGCGTATAGATCATCCCATAATTTATATTGTGCATATCAGGACGGATAATGATCAAAATACCCGCAAACCCAACAATAATTGCAGACCAACGGCGATAACGAACTTTTTCATTTAAAAGAATTATTGATAAGATAGTTGCAAAAATTGGTATGGTAAAACTTAATGCAGTTGCTTGGGCAAAAGGAATTAATGCTAATCCCATAAAACTAAATAACGTTCCAAGTAAACTAAGACAAGAACGCCAAAAATAAAGCCCCCATTGATTTGATCCTAAAAAACCTGCCCAATATTTAATAAGCCAGGGCACCATAAAAACAAAACCAAATAAACAGCGAAAAAAAACAATTTCAAAAGGATGAATTGAACTTGATAACAAACGCACACTAGCCCCTAGCCATGAAAAAAACAGGGCAGCTGTAATCATTAATAAGGTAGCTTTGGTAGATAAGGATAAAGAACGGGGAAACAAAAGACCCAACCAATACAAAATCATTAACAAGATATGTAAATTAATGTATCACTTAATATACAATCGTAAAGGTCTAATAAAAAACCTTAACATTTGGAATAAAATCTTCGGATTTTATC
It contains:
- a CDS encoding DMT family transporter, which gives rise to MFPRSLSLSTKATLLMITAALFFSWLGASVRLLSSSIHPFEIVFFRCLFGFVFMVPWLIKYWAGFLGSNQWGLYFWRSCLSLLGTLFSFMGLALIPFAQATALSFTIPIFATILSIILLNEKVRYRRWSAIIVGFAGILIIIRPDMHNINYGMIYTLAAAFITALVTVIVKKLTATESVYAIVLHTTFILTPLSLPLALFHWSWPEWQDWPWLIGIGFSGSIAHLCMVYSFSLADASHVMAYDYIRMIFAVILGWFLFSELPDLWTWIGSAIIILSTLYIAYREKVLKKERAKLA